A window from Setaria italica strain Yugu1 chromosome VIII, Setaria_italica_v2.0, whole genome shotgun sequence encodes these proteins:
- the LOC101776051 gene encoding wall-associated receptor kinase 4, translating into MKRLVAMPQVLWFLLASTLAISHLAVATPVPSPMLGSRCPNMCGDVEVPYPFGIGANCSRPGYDYFTVDCNHSFNPPRPYTGSLEIISISLDAGEVRVAAPVSYICYTSSNTFQSSQGFVWKVNAPYLISTARNFFTVIGCNTLAYLQGRDDWSYYTGCITSCENLEEAARNGEECTGLGCCQTLISRNLSTIGVNWNNGTRSINPAWSYSPCSYAILAEKGRYKFNPRDLVRDENDSFASWVAKEKIPMVLDWAIRGNGSCRPPAKDAGPLAKLTAPDCVSEHSFCVNATQGPGYLCNCSEGYRGNPYTIGGCTNINECQEYDNPCHSSSTCHDTLGDYKCKCKFGLKGDGKSDNGCQPIFPPWAIAIIATFAIVVVACFVIMDVKRRKQRRFFDKNGGEILKSMGINIFTEQQLKKITNSYKETIGEGAFGKVYIGTIDEGTQRVAVKRASVKGEALPQEEFVNEITFQFRISHANLVRLVGCCLETDVPMLVFEFISKGSLFNVLHGADDQEALRLLERVDIAIGSAEALAYMHSHGGHNHVHGDIKSGNILLSDDLTPKVSDFGSSKLVSVASMYSKWCVSGDMSYIDPVYIKSGRFTEKSDVYSFGVVLLELITRKKAKYGDNSLPLDFVKCCKEEGNGRKLYDRDILSDDDAQAHRHMECLDRIGALAVRCLKEDVDERPTMAEVLDELKQVKAIASGGSSGSVAS; encoded by the exons ATGAAACGCTTAGTAGCCATGCCTCAAGTTCTGTGGTTTCTCCTTGCTAGCACACTAGCAATTTCCCATCTGGCAGTGGCCACGCCCGTGCCATCTCCAATGCTGGGATCGCGTTGCCCTAACATGTGCGGCGACGTAGAGGTTCCCTACCCCTTTGGCATCGGAGCCAACTGTTCCCGGCCAGGCTATGACTACTTCACAGTTGATTGTAACCACAGCTTTAACCCTCCGAGACCATACACTGGTAGCCTGGAGATCATCAGCATATCATTGGATGCCGGCGAGGTGCGTGTGGCCGCCCCTGTTTCTTATATCTGCTACACGTCGTCCAACACCTTCCAATCCAGCCAAGGCTTCGTTTGGAAAGTCAACGCCCCGTATCTCATCTCGACTGCGAGAAACTTCTTCACGGTCATCGGCTGCAACACCCTGGCGTATCTGCAAGGCCGGGACGATTGGAGCTACTACACCGGCTGCATCACCTCCTGCGAAAACTTGGAGGAGGCAGCCCGCAATGGCGAGGAGTGCACTGGTCTCGGCTGCTGCCAGACGCTCATCTCGAGAAACCTTAGCACGATTGGGGTCAACTGGAACAACGGCACCAGATCCATCAATCCTGCGTGGAGCTACAGCCCTTGTAGCTACGCCATCCTGGCCGAGAAAGGCAG GTACAAGTTCAATCCGAGAGACCTCGTTCGTGATGAGAACGACAGCTTTGCTAGCTGGGTTGCAAAGGAAAAGATCCCGATGGTGCTTGACTGGGCCATCAGGGGTAATGGCTCTTGCCGACCCCCAGCAAAGGACGCAGGTCCTTTGGCAAAATTGACAGCTCCTGATTGTGTCAGTGAACACAGCTTCTGTGTTAATGCCACACAAGGGCCTGGGTACCTATGCAACTGTTCCGAGGGATACAGGGGCAATCCCTACACCATCGGGGGATGCACAA ATATTAATGAGTGCCAAGAATATGACAATCCTTGTCACAGTAGTAGCACCTGCCATGATACACTAGGTGATTACAAGTGCAAATGCAAATTTGGACTAAAAGGAGATGGCAAAAGTGACAACGGATGCCAGCCTATATTTCCACCATGGGCAATAGCGATCATAG CAACATTTGCTATCGTCGTGGTAGCATGTTTCGTGATTATGGACGTTAAAAGACGAAAGCAAAGGAGGTTTTTTGACAAAAATGGTGGTGAGATACTGAAGAGCATGGGTATAAACATCTTCACCGAGCAGCAGCTGAAGAAGATCACAAACAGCTACAAAGAAACTATAGGAGAAGGCGCCTTTGGCAAGGTCTACATAGGGACCATTGATGAAGGCACCCAACGGGTCGCGGTTAAGCGTGCCTCTGTGAAAGGCGAGGCGCTTCCGCAGGAGGAATTCGTGAATGAGATCACCTTCCAGTTCCGGATCAGCCATGCAAACCTAGTGCGCCTCGTTGGGTGCTGCCTTGAGACAGACGTTCCCATGCTGGTCTTTGAGTTCATCTCAAAGGGAAGCCTGTTCAACGTGCTACACGGTGCTGATGATCAAGAGGCACTCAGGCTGCTTGAGCGCGTAGACATTGCCATTGGCTCTGCAGAAGCTCTCGCTTACATGCACTCACATGGTGGCCACAACCACGTACATGGGGACATCAAGTCTGGAAATATCCTCCTCAGTGATGATCTTACGCCCAAGGTCTCTGACTTTGGGTCATCCAAGCTCGTGTCTGTTGCCAGCATGTACTCCAAGTGGTGCGTGTCGGGGGACATGAGCTACATAGACCCAGTATACATAAAATCTGGCCGTTTCACAGAgaagagcgacgtgtacagctttgGTGTCGTGCTCCTGGAACTCATCACGAGGAAGAAAGCCAAGTACGGTGACAACAGCCTCCCTCTAGACTTCGTCAAGTGCTGCAAGGAGGAGGGCAATGGAAGGAAGTTGTACGACAGAGACATCTTGTCTGATGATGATGCTCAGGCTCATCGTCATATGGAGTGCCTTGACAGGATCGGCGCACTCGCGGTTCGATGTCTCAAGGAAGATGTGGATGAGAGACCGACCATGGCAGAGGTGCTGGATGAGCTTAAGCAAGTGAAGGCAATAGCCAGCGGAGGCTCATCAGGTTCTGTGGCAAGCTAA